One genomic region from Rhizomicrobium palustre encodes:
- a CDS encoding efflux RND transporter periplasmic adaptor subunit: MNDFSGGAFGGPQAGNRNSQAKKRPWVLRHWGWSLAGLIVLAIILFVAFGPRPHPNYTFQPVTRGGLTMVVSATGTLAPRVQVDVGAEVSGRIDELYVDYNDHVTKGQKLAQINTDQIQAQLDQSRATLNQLQATLIQAEAKAKRFSSLIKTNNVSQQDYDTARADYLRAKAGVDLGSAQVKQYETSLAKAAIYAPIDGVVLDRKVSKGQTVAASFSTPVLFTLASDLRQMELDVDIDEADVGTVRSGQTASFTVGAYPDRKFDAKLILVRSASQTVQNVVTYKGVMVVDNSQLLLRPGMTATAEIATGHLPSSVLVPNAALRFVPPASEVKGVAAAPGGPGMGRVWTLESNKLKPHDIKLGGSDGHATQVVKGDLKPGDQVVTDAKMPGQP; the protein is encoded by the coding sequence GTGAACGATTTTTCTGGGGGGGCCTTCGGGGGTCCGCAGGCCGGTAACCGCAACAGCCAAGCCAAGAAAAGGCCATGGGTCCTGCGCCATTGGGGTTGGTCTCTCGCAGGGCTGATCGTCCTCGCGATTATCTTATTTGTGGCGTTCGGGCCTCGCCCACACCCCAATTATACCTTTCAGCCGGTGACGCGCGGCGGCCTGACCATGGTCGTGAGCGCAACGGGCACACTCGCCCCACGGGTGCAAGTGGATGTCGGTGCTGAAGTCTCCGGCCGCATCGACGAGCTTTATGTTGATTACAATGACCATGTAACCAAGGGTCAGAAGCTGGCGCAGATCAACACCGACCAAATCCAGGCTCAACTGGATCAATCGCGCGCCACCCTCAACCAGCTTCAGGCGACCTTGATTCAGGCCGAAGCTAAGGCCAAGCGCTTTTCCAGCCTGATCAAGACCAACAACGTTTCCCAGCAAGATTACGACACCGCCAGAGCCGACTATCTGCGCGCCAAGGCGGGCGTCGATCTTGGCTCCGCCCAGGTCAAGCAATACGAGACCAGCCTCGCCAAAGCCGCGATCTATGCGCCCATCGACGGCGTGGTGCTCGACCGGAAGGTCTCCAAGGGTCAGACCGTGGCCGCCTCTTTCAGCACGCCGGTGCTCTTCACCCTGGCGAGCGATCTTCGCCAAATGGAGCTCGACGTCGATATCGACGAAGCCGATGTCGGCACGGTGCGCAGCGGACAAACGGCAAGCTTCACGGTGGGCGCCTATCCCGACCGCAAATTCGACGCCAAGCTGATCCTGGTGCGCAGCGCCTCGCAGACGGTGCAGAATGTCGTGACCTATAAGGGCGTGATGGTGGTGGATAACAGCCAGCTTCTGCTCCGCCCCGGTATGACCGCGACTGCGGAAATCGCCACCGGACATCTGCCTTCCTCGGTGCTGGTGCCGAACGCGGCGCTGCGCTTTGTCCCGCCGGCCAGCGAAGTGAAGGGCGTCGCGGCAGCGCCGGGCGGCCCGGGCATGGGACGGGTCTGGACGCTCGAAAGCAACAAGCTCAAGCCGCATGACATCAAGCTGGGCGGTTCGGATGGCCACGCGACCCAAGTCGTGAAAGGTGACCTCAAACCCGGCGATCAGGTTGTCACCGACGCCAAGATGCCCGGCCAGCCATGA
- the glk gene encoding glucokinase: MKKTPKTCLVGDIGGTNVRLAIADLTDTAPKISAPQSLPRANHATFEEVVDGYLKAAGGPVPDCVVVAVAGPISNGVVKLTNGQWVISEAVLKERGFGEALLINDYAALGYAVEHLSGDDLADIGGPFPNSPRETVGVVGAGTGLGVAALVRDSFSSAVMVTEGGHTAFAPVDETEYAILAVLKERYGRVSTERVLSGPGLSNIHWALARLKGLDIAPLDPAEVSKRAQSGTDPLSAKAFDVFLGIYGRFAGDMALAFGARGGIYLGGGIAPRFLKELNNGTFRRGFEEKGRFVGYVSPIPTKVIVHPYAALLGSAEAAIRAFVKR; this comes from the coding sequence GTGAAGAAAACTCCGAAGACTTGCCTCGTCGGCGACATCGGCGGAACCAATGTCCGCCTCGCCATCGCCGATCTGACAGACACCGCGCCAAAGATTTCCGCCCCCCAGAGCCTGCCCCGGGCCAATCATGCCACCTTTGAAGAGGTGGTGGATGGCTATCTGAAGGCCGCGGGTGGCCCCGTTCCTGATTGCGTCGTGGTCGCAGTTGCTGGGCCGATCAGTAATGGCGTGGTGAAACTCACCAATGGCCAATGGGTGATCAGCGAGGCCGTTCTGAAGGAGCGTGGCTTTGGTGAGGCACTTCTCATCAACGACTATGCGGCGCTTGGCTATGCCGTGGAGCATCTGAGCGGCGACGATCTTGCCGATATTGGAGGTCCCTTCCCCAATAGCCCCCGCGAGACCGTGGGCGTGGTCGGAGCCGGTACCGGCCTCGGCGTTGCCGCCCTGGTGCGGGACAGCTTCTCCAGCGCCGTGATGGTGACCGAGGGCGGCCATACTGCCTTCGCGCCTGTCGACGAGACGGAATATGCCATCCTGGCCGTCCTGAAGGAGCGCTATGGCCGCGTGTCGACCGAACGCGTCCTGTCGGGCCCGGGCCTTTCCAACATCCATTGGGCGCTGGCGCGGCTGAAAGGCCTCGATATCGCCCCGCTTGATCCGGCGGAAGTCTCCAAGCGCGCCCAGTCGGGCACCGACCCGCTCTCGGCCAAGGCCTTCGATGTTTTCCTGGGCATCTACGGTCGCTTTGCCGGTGACATGGCGCTCGCCTTTGGCGCCCGTGGCGGCATCTATCTTGGCGGCGGCATCGCCCCGCGCTTCCTCAAGGAGCTCAACAACGGCACCTTCCGCCGTGGCTTTGAGGAAAAGGGCCGCTTCGTGGGCTATGTCAGCCCCATCCCGACCAAGGTTATCGTCCATCCCTATGCCGCCCTTCTGGGCTCGGCAGAGGCAGCGATCCGCGCCTTCGTGAAGCGCTAG
- a CDS encoding Lrp/AsnC family transcriptional regulator, which translates to MDDTDRHLVALLRGNARLPVASLAKALGVSRGTVQNRIDRLIAAGTIQGFTIKAEAEAEASRIRAVMLIGVEGERSDHILSVLKGYPEVSAVHTTNGRWDMVIELSTENLQSFDRVLHRIRQINGVAASETSLLLSSYYL; encoded by the coding sequence ATACCGACCGCCACCTCGTCGCTCTCCTGCGCGGCAATGCCCGCCTGCCAGTGGCCAGCCTTGCCAAGGCGCTGGGCGTGTCGCGGGGGACGGTGCAGAACCGAATCGACCGGCTGATCGCGGCGGGGACTATCCAGGGCTTCACCATCAAGGCCGAAGCGGAGGCCGAAGCCAGCCGCATCCGCGCCGTCATGCTGATTGGTGTGGAGGGCGAGCGCTCCGACCACATCCTCTCGGTGCTGAAGGGCTATCCCGAAGTCAGCGCGGTGCACACCACCAATGGCCGCTGGGACATGGTGATCGAGCTTTCAACCGAAAACCTGCAGAGCTTCGACCGTGTGCTGCATCGCATTCGCCAGATCAATGGCGTGGCGGCTTCGGAGACGAGCCTGTTGCTCTCGTCCTATTACCTTTAG
- a CDS encoding ABC transporter permease, with product MIGNALILALREIRNNLMRAALTTLGIIIGVGAVIALVTLGNGATASVTDSIYSIGNNLLFLVPGTPGNGGVMVPAPAFQLADAEILRREVVNLSHVVPITQTSASVILGNKSHLTTVTGATSEYFQTRNWKIVSGRAFNVSEDRSGKSVCVIGETIRKEVFGAQDPVGQRIRLNKITCEVVGLLETKGFNTFGQDQDDYVLMPIRTVQRRLTGNNDASAIMLAVQNEAGIAKAKDEIFTIMRARRHLAANQVNNFDIRDQREFAKVLSTITGVLTLFLAAIAAVSLLVGGIGIMNVMLVSVTERTREIGIRLAIGARERDVLLQFLIEAVVLSALGGVMGIALGLAGAFAATAALKLPFIVSPSIVVIAVLFSATVGVAFGFFPARRAARLDPIEALRHE from the coding sequence ATGATTGGGAACGCCCTCATTCTGGCCTTGCGCGAAATCCGCAACAATCTGATGCGCGCGGCGCTGACAACGCTTGGCATCATCATCGGTGTGGGCGCGGTGATCGCGCTGGTGACCCTCGGCAATGGCGCCACCGCCTCGGTGACGGATTCGATCTACTCCATCGGCAACAATCTGCTCTTCCTCGTGCCCGGCACGCCTGGCAATGGTGGGGTGATGGTGCCCGCGCCTGCCTTTCAGCTTGCCGACGCCGAGATATTGCGGCGTGAAGTGGTGAACTTGTCGCATGTCGTGCCGATTACCCAGACCTCGGCCTCGGTGATCCTGGGCAACAAGAGCCATCTGACCACCGTGACGGGCGCGACCTCGGAATATTTCCAGACCCGCAATTGGAAGATCGTCTCTGGCCGCGCCTTCAATGTGAGCGAGGATCGCAGCGGTAAGTCGGTCTGCGTGATCGGCGAAACCATCCGCAAGGAGGTTTTCGGGGCACAGGATCCGGTGGGCCAGCGCATCCGGCTTAATAAGATCACCTGCGAGGTGGTGGGGCTTTTGGAGACCAAGGGCTTCAATACCTTCGGCCAGGACCAGGACGATTATGTGCTGATGCCCATCCGCACCGTGCAGCGCCGCCTGACCGGCAATAATGACGCTTCGGCAATCATGCTGGCGGTGCAGAACGAGGCCGGTATTGCGAAGGCCAAAGACGAAATCTTCACCATCATGCGGGCGCGCCGCCATCTGGCCGCCAATCAGGTCAACAATTTCGATATCCGCGACCAGCGCGAATTCGCCAAAGTGCTTTCCACCATCACCGGGGTTCTGACCCTGTTCCTGGCGGCCATTGCGGCGGTGAGCCTTCTGGTCGGCGGCATCGGCATCATGAATGTGATGCTGGTCTCGGTGACCGAGCGTACCCGCGAGATCGGCATCCGCCTTGCCATTGGGGCACGGGAGCGGGACGTGCTCTTGCAGTTCCTGATCGAGGCGGTGGTTTTGAGCGCCTTGGGTGGGGTGATGGGAATCGCTTTGGGGCTGGCGGGGGCCTTCGCGGCCACTGCAGCCCTGAAATTGCCTTTCATTGTCAGCCCCTCAATCGTGGTTATTGCCGTTTTGTTCTCCGCCACAGTAGGTGTTGCTTTCGGCTTTTTCCCAGCTAGGCGGGCTGCCCGGCTCGACCCCATCGAGGCCCTGCGGCACGAATAA
- a CDS encoding ABC transporter ATP-binding protein, whose product MSAPLIELRQVTKIYGEGEARVAALAGVDLVIQEHEFVAVMGPSGSGKSTAMNILGCLDTPTGGQYLFQGKDAGALSRDERALLRRYQIGFIFQGFNLLKRTTATENLELPLVYRGVGRKERKERALAALKQVGLGGRANHTAAQLSGGQQQRVAIARALVSEPAVVFADEPTGNLDSSMSHEIMTLLRTLNDERGITIVLVTHEEDIAAYAKRQVRFRDGQIHSDTATGGAA is encoded by the coding sequence ATGAGCGCGCCTCTGATCGAGCTGCGACAGGTGACGAAGATCTATGGCGAAGGCGAAGCTCGGGTAGCCGCGCTCGCCGGGGTCGATCTCGTCATCCAGGAGCACGAATTCGTTGCGGTGATGGGGCCTTCGGGCTCCGGCAAATCCACCGCGATGAATATTCTGGGCTGCCTCGATACGCCTACGGGCGGGCAGTATCTTTTCCAAGGCAAGGACGCGGGCGCGCTGTCGCGCGATGAGCGGGCATTGCTGCGCCGCTATCAGATTGGTTTTATTTTCCAGGGCTTCAATCTCTTGAAGCGCACCACCGCGACGGAGAACCTGGAATTACCGCTGGTTTATCGCGGCGTCGGTCGCAAGGAGCGCAAAGAGCGCGCCCTCGCTGCCTTGAAGCAGGTTGGACTTGGCGGCCGTGCCAACCACACCGCCGCGCAGCTTTCCGGCGGCCAGCAACAACGTGTCGCCATCGCCCGCGCGCTGGTGAGCGAGCCCGCCGTGGTCTTCGCCGATGAACCTACCGGCAATCTCGACAGTTCCATGAGTCATGAAATCATGACCTTGCTGCGCACCCTGAATGACGAGCGCGGCATCACCATCGTGCTTGTGACCCATGAAGAGGACATTGCCGCCTATGCCAAGCGGCAGGTGCGCTTCCGCGACGGGCAAATCCATTCCGATACGGCCACTGGAGGCGCGGCATGA